Proteins encoded together in one Festucalex cinctus isolate MCC-2025b chromosome 8, RoL_Fcin_1.0, whole genome shotgun sequence window:
- the dip2bb gene encoding disco-interacting protein 2 homolog B-A isoform X5 — MADRGVELSALPKEVRDQLAELDLELSEGDITQKGYEKKRTKLLAPYIIHTPVEPPPKNNVQPPAPSSSSSHGPPPSSSSRYRERRSRRTHRNGGTRDDRYRSDIHSEAVQAALAKHKEEKMALPMPTKRRSTYVPSPIETRTPPDSSSASEDETSARRQSSLVVPAPSLNAGLQTPDCWINRSAQGSSTSSSASSTMSHGEAKPQPHNQPQPQYKPQYQPLYKPQYHQHHQPQHEPPPPHTAAVTDMMAHSRIAPPENSAPPPDVTAVVLPARGPRVDLPSNATVRGMSRGQSRSSMMETADGVPVNSRVSTKIQQLLNTLKRPKRPPLSEFFTDDSEEIVEVPQPDPNTPKPEGRQIIPVKGEPLGVVSNWPPALQAALARWGATQGKSPALTALDITGKPLYTLTYGKLWSRSVKLAYTLLNKLGTKNEQILKPGDRVALVYPNSDPGMFWVAFYGCLLAEVIPVPIEVPLSRKDAGISQVGFLLGSCGVGLALTSEICLKGLPKTPTGEIMQFKGWPRMKWVITDSKYLTKPSKDWQPHIPTANTDPAYIEYKANKEGTVVGVAVSKVAMLTHCQALTQACNYCEGETLVNVLDCKKDMGLWHGVLTAVMNRIHTISVPYAVMKACPLSWVQRVHIHKARLALVKCRDLHWAMMAHREQRDISLVSLRMLIVADGANPWSVSSCDAFLNVFQSHGLKPEVICPCATSPEAMTVAIRRPGLPGAPLPARAVLSLGGLSHGVIRVNTEDKNSALTVQDVGHVMPGALMCIVKPDGPPQLCKTDEIGEIIINSRAGGTMYYGLPGVTKNTFEVIPVNANGVPIGEIPFVRSGLLGFVGPGSLIFVVGKIEGLLQVSGRRHNADDLVATALAVEPVKTVYRGRIAVFSATVFYDERVVIVAEQRPDASEEDSFQWMSRVLQAIDSIHQVGLYCLALVPANTLPKTPLGGIHISDTKQFFLEGNLHPCNILMCPHTCVTNLPKPRQKQPVGVGPASVMVGNLVAGKRIAQAAGRELGMIDDQDLVRKHQYLTEALQWRAQTDADHVLYVLLNAKGVAVSTATCIQLHKRAEKIAAALVEKGSINTGENVVLLYPPGIDLIASFYGCLYAGCVPVNVRPPHPQNLAATLPTVRMIIDVSKAACILTTQNLMRILRSKEAAASVNIKTWPTIIDTDDLPRRRPPQIYKPPTAEMIAYLDFSVSTTGMLTGVKISHAAVSALCRSIKLQCELYSSRQIAICLDPYCGLGFVLWCLASVYSGHQSILIPPFELESCLSLWLSSLSQYRVRDTFCSYSVMEFCTKGLGTQTELLKARGVNLSCVRSCVVIAEERPRLALTHSFSKLFKDLGLSTRAVSTAFGSRVNLAVCLQGTTGPDPCTVYVDMKSLRHDRVRLVERGAPQSLPLMESGKILPGVRVIIVNPETRGPLGDSHLGEIWVNSPHNASGYYTIYGEESLQADHFNTKLSFGDPQTLWARTGYLGFVKRTELLDASGDRHDALFVVGSLDETLELRGLRYHPIDIETSVSRAHRSIAESAVFTWTNLLVVVSELCGSEQDALDLVPLITNVVLEEHHLIVGVVVIVDPGVIPINSRGEKQRMHLRDSFLADQLDPIYVAYNM; from the exons GTGACATCACACAGAAGGGCTATGAGAAGAAAAGGACCAAACTGCTGGCGCCATACATCATCCACACCCCAG TGGAACCGCCCCCAAAGAACAATGTGCAGCCACCCGCTCCCAGTTCCTCTTCCAGCCATGGGCCTCCCCCCTCCAGCTCATCCCGTTACCGAGAACGGCGCTCCCGTAGGACGCATCGCAATGGCGGAACCAGGGATGACCGCTACAGATCAG ATATTCACTCTGAAGCAGTCCAAGCTGCTCTGGCTAaacataaagaagaaaaaatggcaCTGCCAATGCCTACGAAACGGCGTTCAACCTACGTGCCGTCCCCCATCGAAACACGCACACCACCAG ACTCCTCATCGGCCTCTGAGGACGAGACCTCGGCACGCAGGCAGTCGTCGCTGGTCGTCCCCGCCCCTTCGCTCAATGCCGGCCTGCAGACCCCCGACTGTTGGATCAACCGCTCGGCCCAGGGCTCGTCCACATCCTCGTCGGCCTCCTCCACTATGTCGCATGGAGAGGCCAAGCCGCAGCCTCACAACCAGCCTCAGCCTCAGTACAAGCCTCAGTACCAACCTCTGTACAAGCCTCAGTACCACCAGCACCACCAACCCCAGCatgagccgccgccgccgcacacTGCCGCCGTCACCGACATGATGGCTCACAGTCGCATTG CGCCCCCGGAGAACAGCGCCCCGCCTCCAGATGTAACTGCAGTGGTCCTTCCAGCCAGAGGTCCGCGGGTTGACTTGCCGTCCAACGCTACGGTCCGTGGGATGAGTCGAGGGCAGAGTCGCTCCAGCATGATGGAGACGGCCGACG GAGTTCCAGTAAACAGCAGAGTGTCCACGAAGATCCAGCAACTGCTCAACACGCTGAAGAGACCAAAGAGGCCGCCCCTCAGTGAGTTTTTCACTGATGACTCAGAGGAGATAGTAGAAG TGCCCCAGCCGGACCCCAACACACCCAAGCCAGAAGGCCGTCAGATCATCCCGGTGAAGGGCGAACCTTTGGGGGTGGTGAGTAATTGGCCCCCAGCCTTGCAAGCCGCGTTGGCCCGATGGGGGGCGACGCAGGGGAAGAGCCCCGCCCTCACCGCTCTCGACATCACAGGCAAACCGCTCTACACGCTGACTTACG GGAAGCTATGGAGTCGCAGTGTGAAACTTGCGTACACTCTTCTCAACAAGCTGGGAACCAAAAACGAGCAGATTCTTAAACCCGGAGACAGG GTGGCACTCGTGTACCCCAACAGTGACCCCGGGATGTTCTGGGTGGCCTTCTATGGCTGCCTCCTGGCTGAGGTCATACCAGTACCAATCGAGGTGCCGCTCTCCCGCAAG GATGCGGGCATCAGCCAGGTGGGCTTTCTCCTCGGTAGCTGTGGCGTGGGCCTGGCGCTCACCAGCGAGATATGTCTGAAGGGTCTACCCAAGACCCCCACTGGAGAAATAATGCAGTTCAAAG GCTGGCCTCGAATGAAATGGGTGATTACGGACTCAAAGTACCTGACCAAGCCTTCAAAAGACTGGCAGCCACACATACCAACGGCCAACACAGACCCTGCTTACATTGAG TACAAAGCAAATAAAGAGGGCACCGTGGTTGGCGTGGCAGTGTCTAAGGTTGCCATGCTGACCCACTGCCAAGCGCTGACCCAGGCCTGCAACTACTGCGAGG GTGAAACATTGGTGAATGTTTTAGACTGTAAGAAGGACATGGGTCTCTGGCATGGGGTGCTCACG GCTGTGATGAACAGGATCCACACTATAAGTGTTCCCTATGCAGTCATGAAGGCGTGTCCTCTCTCCTGGGTGCAGAGGGTTCACATCCACAAAG CCCGATTAGCTTTGGTGAAGTGTCGGGACTTGCACTGGGCCATGATGGCCCACCGGGAGCAGCGAGACATCAGCCTGGTGTCGTTGCGCATGCTGATTGTTGCTGATGGCGCCAACCCCT GGTCGGTTTCTTCCTGTGATGCCTTCTTGAACGTTTTCCAATCCCACGGGCTGAAGCCTGAGGTGATCTGTCCCTGTGCCACATCCCCCGAGGCCATGACGGTAGCAATACGCAG ACCTGGATTACCGGGCGCACCACTTCCTGCCCGTGCTGTCCTTTCCCTGGGCGGCCTTAGCCATGGCGTCATCAGGGTCAACACGGAGGACAAAAATTCTGCCCTCACCGTGCAAGACGTAGGGCATGTCATGCCAGGAG CTCTGATGTGCATAGTCAAACCAGACGGGCCTCCTCAGTTGTGTAAAACGGATGAAATAGGTGAGATCATAATTAACTCCCGGGCTGGAGGCACCATGTACTACGGCCTGCCAGGGGTCACCAAAAACACCTTTGAG GTAATACCGGTCAATGCTAACGGCGTTCCCATTGGAGAGATTCCCTTTGTGCGGTCAGGACTCCTGGGCTTTGTCGGGCCA GGCAGTCTGATTTTTGTCGTCGGCAAAATCGAGGGTCTCCTGCAGGTGAGCGGAAGGAGACACAACGCCGACGACTTAGTGGCCACCGCACTCGCCGTGGAGCCAGTCAAGACTGTCTATCGTGGGAG GATTGCGGTGTTTTCAGCCACTGTGTTCTATGATGAGAGGGTGGTGATTGTGGCTGAGCAGAGGCCAGACGCTAGCGAGGAGGACAGCTTCCAGTGGATGAGCCGAGTACTTCAG GCAATTGACAGTATCCACCAAGTGGGCCTCTACTGCCTTGCTCTGGTCCCAGCCAACACTTTACCTAAAACACCTCTGGGGGGCATCCACATCTCTGACACCAAGCAGTTCTTCTTAGAGGGCAACCTGCACCCCTGCAACATCCTCATGTGTCCTCACACTTGTGTCACCAACCTGCCTAAACCCCGTCAGAAACAGCCAG TTGGTGTTGGTCCCGCATCTGTGATGGTGGGAAATCTGGTGGCAGGGAAGAGGATCGCTCAGGCGGCAGGCAGAGAGCTCGGCATGATCGACGACCAGGATCTCGTCCGGAAG CATCAGTACTTGACAGAGGCTCTACAGTGGAGGGCGCAGACGGATGCCGATCATGTTCTCTACGTGCTTCTTAACGCCAAG GGTGTAGCGGTGAGCACGGCGACCTGCATTCAACTTCACAAACGAGCAGAGAAGATTGCCGCCGCGCTCGTGGAGAAAGGCAGCATCAACACTGGCGAGAACGTAGTGTTACTTTATCCTCCTG GTATTGACTTGATCGCTTCATTTTACGGTTGCCTCTACGCTGGCTGCGTCCCCGTAAACGTCAGACCTCCACACCCTCAGAACCTGGCGGCCACGCTGCCTACCGTCCGTATGATCATTGAT GTCAGTAAAGCGGCATGTATCCTCACCACTCAAAATCTCATGCGGATACTGCGCTCCAAGGAGGCTGCTGCCTCTGTAAACATTAAAACATGGCCAACAATCATCGACACTG ACGACCTTCCTCGCCGTCGGCCTCCTCAAATCTATAAGCCGCCCACGGCGGAGATGATAGCGTATCTGGACTTCAGCGTTTCCACGACAGGCATGCTCACTGGGGTCAAG ATCTCGCATGCAGCCGTCAGTGCACTGTGCCGCTCCATAAAACTGCAGTGTGAGCTCTACTCTTCTCGCCAAATCGCCATCTGCCTGGATCCTTACTGCGGTCTGGGCTTTGTCTTGTGGTGCCTCGCTAG TGTTTACTCAGGTCACCAATCCATCCTCATACCTCCTTTTGAGCTGGAGAGCTGTTTGTCGCTGTGGCTCAGCAGCCTCAGTCAGTACCGCgtcagagacaccttctgctcTTATTCCGTCATGGAGTTTTGCACTAAAGGGCTGGGCACGCAAACAGAGTTGCTCAAG gcCCGTGGGGTCAACCTGTCATGCGTGCGGAGTTGCGTCGTGATTGCAGAGGAGCGCCCTCGCCTGGCCCTCACGCATTCCTTCTCCAAGCTGTTTAAAGATCTGGGATTGTCAACCAGAGCTGTCAGCACTGCGTTTGGCTCCAGAGTGAACTTGGCTGTTTGTCTGCAG GGTACCACTGGTCCTGATCCCTGCACAGTGTATGTGGACATGAAGTCCCTCCGCCATGACAG AGTGAGGCTGGTGGAGAGAGGAGCACCTCAAAGTCTTCCCTTGATGGAGTCTGGAAAG aTATTGCCAGGCGTCCGAGTCATAATCGTGAATCCGGAGACCAGAGGGCCGCTTGGTGACTCTCATCTCGGAGAA ATCTGGGTGAATAGCCCTCACAATGCCAGCGGCTATTACACCATCTATGGAGAGGAAAGCCTCCAGGCCGACCATTTCAACACCAAGCTCAGCTTCGGAGACCCGCAGACTTTATGGGCCAGAACCGGATACTTGGGCTTTGTTAAGAGGACAGAGCTTCTGGATGCCAGTGGCG ATCGGCATGACGCTCTTTTTGTGGTGGGCTCACTGGACGAGACCTTGGAGCTTCGAGGACTTCGCTACCACCCTATTGATATTGAGACGTCAGTGTCTCGTGCCCATCGCAGTATCGCTGAGAG TGCCGTGTTTACGTGGACCAACCTTCTGGTGGTGGTGTCGGAGCTGTGCGGCTCGGAGCAGGACGCGCTGGACCTGGTGCCTCTGATAACAAACGTGGTCCTGGAGGAGCACCACCTGATTGTGGGCGTGGTTGTCATCGTGGACCCCGGGGTCATCCCCATCAACTCCAGGGGGGAGAAGCAACGCATGCACCTTCGGGACTCGTTCCTGGCAGACCAGCTGGATCCCATCTACGTTGCTTACAATATGTGA
- the dip2bb gene encoding disco-interacting protein 2 homolog B-A isoform X2 codes for MADRGVELSALPKEVRDQLAELDLELSEGDITQKGYEKKRTKLLAPYIIHTPEPPPKNNVQPPAPSSSSSHGPPPSSSSRYRERRSRRTHRNGGTRDDRYRSDIHSEAVQAALAKHKEEKMALPMPTKRRSTYVPSPIETRTPPDSSSASEDETSARRQSSLVVPAPSLNAGLQTPDCWINRSAQGSSTSSSASSTMSHGEAKPQPHNQPQPQYKPQYQPLYKPQYHQHHQPQHEPPPPHTAAVTDMMAHSRIAPPENSAPPPDVTAVVLPARGPRVDLPSNATVRGMSRGQSRSSMMETADGRINLQRVPVNSRVSTKIQQLLNTLKRPKRPPLSEFFTDDSEEIVEVPQPDPNTPKPEGRQIIPVKGEPLGVVSNWPPALQAALARWGATQGKSPALTALDITGKPLYTLTYGKLWSRSVKLAYTLLNKLGTKNEQILKPGDRVALVYPNSDPGMFWVAFYGCLLAEVIPVPIEVPLSRKDAGISQVGFLLGSCGVGLALTSEICLKGLPKTPTGEIMQFKGWPRMKWVITDSKYLTKPSKDWQPHIPTANTDPAYIEYKANKEGTVVGVAVSKVAMLTHCQALTQACNYCEGETLVNVLDCKKDMGLWHGVLTAVMNRIHTISVPYAVMKACPLSWVQRVHIHKARLALVKCRDLHWAMMAHREQRDISLVSLRMLIVADGANPWSVSSCDAFLNVFQSHGLKPEVICPCATSPEAMTVAIRRPGLPGAPLPARAVLSLGGLSHGVIRVNTEDKNSALTVQDVGHVMPGALMCIVKPDGPPQLCKTDEIGEIIINSRAGGTMYYGLPGVTKNTFEVIPVNANGVPIGEIPFVRSGLLGFVGPGSLIFVVGKIEGLLQVSGRRHNADDLVATALAVEPVKTVYRGRIAVFSATVFYDERVVIVAEQRPDASEEDSFQWMSRVLQAIDSIHQVGLYCLALVPANTLPKTPLGGIHISDTKQFFLEGNLHPCNILMCPHTCVTNLPKPRQKQPVGVGPASVMVGNLVAGKRIAQAAGRELGMIDDQDLVRKLCMWPTVMHQYLTEALQWRAQTDADHVLYVLLNAKGVAVSTATCIQLHKRAEKIAAALVEKGSINTGENVVLLYPPGIDLIASFYGCLYAGCVPVNVRPPHPQNLAATLPTVRMIIDVSKAACILTTQNLMRILRSKEAAASVNIKTWPTIIDTDDLPRRRPPQIYKPPTAEMIAYLDFSVSTTGMLTGVKISHAAVSALCRSIKLQCELYSSRQIAICLDPYCGLGFVLWCLASVYSGHQSILIPPFELESCLSLWLSSLSQYRVRDTFCSYSVMEFCTKGLGTQTELLKARGVNLSCVRSCVVIAEERPRLALTHSFSKLFKDLGLSTRAVSTAFGSRVNLAVCLQGTTGPDPCTVYVDMKSLRHDRVRLVERGAPQSLPLMESGKILPGVRVIIVNPETRGPLGDSHLGEIWVNSPHNASGYYTIYGEESLQADHFNTKLSFGDPQTLWARTGYLGFVKRTELLDASGDRHDALFVVGSLDETLELRGLRYHPIDIETSVSRAHRSIAESAVFTWTNLLVVVSELCGSEQDALDLVPLITNVVLEEHHLIVGVVVIVDPGVIPINSRGEKQRMHLRDSFLADQLDPIYVAYNM; via the exons GTGACATCACACAGAAGGGCTATGAGAAGAAAAGGACCAAACTGCTGGCGCCATACATCATCCACACCCCAG AACCGCCCCCAAAGAACAATGTGCAGCCACCCGCTCCCAGTTCCTCTTCCAGCCATGGGCCTCCCCCCTCCAGCTCATCCCGTTACCGAGAACGGCGCTCCCGTAGGACGCATCGCAATGGCGGAACCAGGGATGACCGCTACAGATCAG ATATTCACTCTGAAGCAGTCCAAGCTGCTCTGGCTAaacataaagaagaaaaaatggcaCTGCCAATGCCTACGAAACGGCGTTCAACCTACGTGCCGTCCCCCATCGAAACACGCACACCACCAG ACTCCTCATCGGCCTCTGAGGACGAGACCTCGGCACGCAGGCAGTCGTCGCTGGTCGTCCCCGCCCCTTCGCTCAATGCCGGCCTGCAGACCCCCGACTGTTGGATCAACCGCTCGGCCCAGGGCTCGTCCACATCCTCGTCGGCCTCCTCCACTATGTCGCATGGAGAGGCCAAGCCGCAGCCTCACAACCAGCCTCAGCCTCAGTACAAGCCTCAGTACCAACCTCTGTACAAGCCTCAGTACCACCAGCACCACCAACCCCAGCatgagccgccgccgccgcacacTGCCGCCGTCACCGACATGATGGCTCACAGTCGCATTG CGCCCCCGGAGAACAGCGCCCCGCCTCCAGATGTAACTGCAGTGGTCCTTCCAGCCAGAGGTCCGCGGGTTGACTTGCCGTCCAACGCTACGGTCCGTGGGATGAGTCGAGGGCAGAGTCGCTCCAGCATGATGGAGACGGCCGACG GAAGAATTAATCTCCAGA GAGTTCCAGTAAACAGCAGAGTGTCCACGAAGATCCAGCAACTGCTCAACACGCTGAAGAGACCAAAGAGGCCGCCCCTCAGTGAGTTTTTCACTGATGACTCAGAGGAGATAGTAGAAG TGCCCCAGCCGGACCCCAACACACCCAAGCCAGAAGGCCGTCAGATCATCCCGGTGAAGGGCGAACCTTTGGGGGTGGTGAGTAATTGGCCCCCAGCCTTGCAAGCCGCGTTGGCCCGATGGGGGGCGACGCAGGGGAAGAGCCCCGCCCTCACCGCTCTCGACATCACAGGCAAACCGCTCTACACGCTGACTTACG GGAAGCTATGGAGTCGCAGTGTGAAACTTGCGTACACTCTTCTCAACAAGCTGGGAACCAAAAACGAGCAGATTCTTAAACCCGGAGACAGG GTGGCACTCGTGTACCCCAACAGTGACCCCGGGATGTTCTGGGTGGCCTTCTATGGCTGCCTCCTGGCTGAGGTCATACCAGTACCAATCGAGGTGCCGCTCTCCCGCAAG GATGCGGGCATCAGCCAGGTGGGCTTTCTCCTCGGTAGCTGTGGCGTGGGCCTGGCGCTCACCAGCGAGATATGTCTGAAGGGTCTACCCAAGACCCCCACTGGAGAAATAATGCAGTTCAAAG GCTGGCCTCGAATGAAATGGGTGATTACGGACTCAAAGTACCTGACCAAGCCTTCAAAAGACTGGCAGCCACACATACCAACGGCCAACACAGACCCTGCTTACATTGAG TACAAAGCAAATAAAGAGGGCACCGTGGTTGGCGTGGCAGTGTCTAAGGTTGCCATGCTGACCCACTGCCAAGCGCTGACCCAGGCCTGCAACTACTGCGAGG GTGAAACATTGGTGAATGTTTTAGACTGTAAGAAGGACATGGGTCTCTGGCATGGGGTGCTCACG GCTGTGATGAACAGGATCCACACTATAAGTGTTCCCTATGCAGTCATGAAGGCGTGTCCTCTCTCCTGGGTGCAGAGGGTTCACATCCACAAAG CCCGATTAGCTTTGGTGAAGTGTCGGGACTTGCACTGGGCCATGATGGCCCACCGGGAGCAGCGAGACATCAGCCTGGTGTCGTTGCGCATGCTGATTGTTGCTGATGGCGCCAACCCCT GGTCGGTTTCTTCCTGTGATGCCTTCTTGAACGTTTTCCAATCCCACGGGCTGAAGCCTGAGGTGATCTGTCCCTGTGCCACATCCCCCGAGGCCATGACGGTAGCAATACGCAG ACCTGGATTACCGGGCGCACCACTTCCTGCCCGTGCTGTCCTTTCCCTGGGCGGCCTTAGCCATGGCGTCATCAGGGTCAACACGGAGGACAAAAATTCTGCCCTCACCGTGCAAGACGTAGGGCATGTCATGCCAGGAG CTCTGATGTGCATAGTCAAACCAGACGGGCCTCCTCAGTTGTGTAAAACGGATGAAATAGGTGAGATCATAATTAACTCCCGGGCTGGAGGCACCATGTACTACGGCCTGCCAGGGGTCACCAAAAACACCTTTGAG GTAATACCGGTCAATGCTAACGGCGTTCCCATTGGAGAGATTCCCTTTGTGCGGTCAGGACTCCTGGGCTTTGTCGGGCCA GGCAGTCTGATTTTTGTCGTCGGCAAAATCGAGGGTCTCCTGCAGGTGAGCGGAAGGAGACACAACGCCGACGACTTAGTGGCCACCGCACTCGCCGTGGAGCCAGTCAAGACTGTCTATCGTGGGAG GATTGCGGTGTTTTCAGCCACTGTGTTCTATGATGAGAGGGTGGTGATTGTGGCTGAGCAGAGGCCAGACGCTAGCGAGGAGGACAGCTTCCAGTGGATGAGCCGAGTACTTCAG GCAATTGACAGTATCCACCAAGTGGGCCTCTACTGCCTTGCTCTGGTCCCAGCCAACACTTTACCTAAAACACCTCTGGGGGGCATCCACATCTCTGACACCAAGCAGTTCTTCTTAGAGGGCAACCTGCACCCCTGCAACATCCTCATGTGTCCTCACACTTGTGTCACCAACCTGCCTAAACCCCGTCAGAAACAGCCAG TTGGTGTTGGTCCCGCATCTGTGATGGTGGGAAATCTGGTGGCAGGGAAGAGGATCGCTCAGGCGGCAGGCAGAGAGCTCGGCATGATCGACGACCAGGATCTCGTCCGGAAG CTCTGTATGTGGCCCACCGTCATG CATCAGTACTTGACAGAGGCTCTACAGTGGAGGGCGCAGACGGATGCCGATCATGTTCTCTACGTGCTTCTTAACGCCAAG GGTGTAGCGGTGAGCACGGCGACCTGCATTCAACTTCACAAACGAGCAGAGAAGATTGCCGCCGCGCTCGTGGAGAAAGGCAGCATCAACACTGGCGAGAACGTAGTGTTACTTTATCCTCCTG GTATTGACTTGATCGCTTCATTTTACGGTTGCCTCTACGCTGGCTGCGTCCCCGTAAACGTCAGACCTCCACACCCTCAGAACCTGGCGGCCACGCTGCCTACCGTCCGTATGATCATTGAT GTCAGTAAAGCGGCATGTATCCTCACCACTCAAAATCTCATGCGGATACTGCGCTCCAAGGAGGCTGCTGCCTCTGTAAACATTAAAACATGGCCAACAATCATCGACACTG ACGACCTTCCTCGCCGTCGGCCTCCTCAAATCTATAAGCCGCCCACGGCGGAGATGATAGCGTATCTGGACTTCAGCGTTTCCACGACAGGCATGCTCACTGGGGTCAAG ATCTCGCATGCAGCCGTCAGTGCACTGTGCCGCTCCATAAAACTGCAGTGTGAGCTCTACTCTTCTCGCCAAATCGCCATCTGCCTGGATCCTTACTGCGGTCTGGGCTTTGTCTTGTGGTGCCTCGCTAG TGTTTACTCAGGTCACCAATCCATCCTCATACCTCCTTTTGAGCTGGAGAGCTGTTTGTCGCTGTGGCTCAGCAGCCTCAGTCAGTACCGCgtcagagacaccttctgctcTTATTCCGTCATGGAGTTTTGCACTAAAGGGCTGGGCACGCAAACAGAGTTGCTCAAG gcCCGTGGGGTCAACCTGTCATGCGTGCGGAGTTGCGTCGTGATTGCAGAGGAGCGCCCTCGCCTGGCCCTCACGCATTCCTTCTCCAAGCTGTTTAAAGATCTGGGATTGTCAACCAGAGCTGTCAGCACTGCGTTTGGCTCCAGAGTGAACTTGGCTGTTTGTCTGCAG GGTACCACTGGTCCTGATCCCTGCACAGTGTATGTGGACATGAAGTCCCTCCGCCATGACAG AGTGAGGCTGGTGGAGAGAGGAGCACCTCAAAGTCTTCCCTTGATGGAGTCTGGAAAG aTATTGCCAGGCGTCCGAGTCATAATCGTGAATCCGGAGACCAGAGGGCCGCTTGGTGACTCTCATCTCGGAGAA ATCTGGGTGAATAGCCCTCACAATGCCAGCGGCTATTACACCATCTATGGAGAGGAAAGCCTCCAGGCCGACCATTTCAACACCAAGCTCAGCTTCGGAGACCCGCAGACTTTATGGGCCAGAACCGGATACTTGGGCTTTGTTAAGAGGACAGAGCTTCTGGATGCCAGTGGCG ATCGGCATGACGCTCTTTTTGTGGTGGGCTCACTGGACGAGACCTTGGAGCTTCGAGGACTTCGCTACCACCCTATTGATATTGAGACGTCAGTGTCTCGTGCCCATCGCAGTATCGCTGAGAG TGCCGTGTTTACGTGGACCAACCTTCTGGTGGTGGTGTCGGAGCTGTGCGGCTCGGAGCAGGACGCGCTGGACCTGGTGCCTCTGATAACAAACGTGGTCCTGGAGGAGCACCACCTGATTGTGGGCGTGGTTGTCATCGTGGACCCCGGGGTCATCCCCATCAACTCCAGGGGGGAGAAGCAACGCATGCACCTTCGGGACTCGTTCCTGGCAGACCAGCTGGATCCCATCTACGTTGCTTACAATATGTGA